The segment CGGCCGCGACGAGCAGCAGCTCGCCCTGGTCGAGGCGTACGCCAAGGAGCAGGGCCTCTGGCACGACCCGTCGGTCGAGCCGGTCTACTCCGAGTACCTCGAGCTGGACGTCTCCACCGTCGTCCCGTCGATCTCCGGCCCGAAGCGCCCGCAGGACCGGGTGATCCTGGCCGAGGCCGCCACCAAGTTCGCCGAGGCGCTGCCGACCTACTCGGCCGAGGCCTCGAAGCCGACCACCGTCACCTCCCCCGACGGCTCGACCTACGAGATCGACAACGGCGCGGTCGTGATCGCCTCGATCACCTCCTGCACCAACACCTCCAACCCCTCCGTCATGCTGGGCGCCGCCCTGCTGGCGAAGAAGGCCGTGGAGAAGGGCCTGCGCGTCAAGCCCTGGGTCAAGACCACCCTGGCGCCCGGCTCCAAGGTCGTCATGGACTACTACGAGAAGGCCGGCCTGCTCCCGTACATGGAGAAGCTGGGCTTCAACCTGGTCGGCTACGGCTGCGTCACCTGCATCGGCAACTCGGGCCCGCTGCCCGAGGAGGTCTCCGCCGCGGTGAACGAGTCCGACCTCGCGGTCGTCTCGGTGCTCTCCGGCAACCGCAACTTCGAGGGCCGGATCAACCCGGACGTCAAGATGAACTACCTGGCCTCCCCGCCGCTGGTGGTCGCCTACGCCCTGGCCGGCAACATGAACGTCGACATCACCCGCGACGCCCTGGGCCAGGACGCCGACGGCAACGACGTCTTCCTCGCCGACATCTGGCCGTCCGAGCAGGAGGTCGCCGACACCGTCGCCGGCTCCATCGACGAGGCGATGTTCGACAAGGGCTACCAGGACGTCTTCGCCGGCGACCACCGCTGGCAGTCGCTCCCGGTCCCGACCGGCAACACCTTCGAGTGGGACGCGGAGTCGACCTACGTCCGCAAGCCCCCGTACTTCGAGGGCATGGCCACCACCCCGAGCCCGGTGACCGACATCTCCGGCGCCCGCGTGCTGGCCAAGCTGGGCGACTCGGTCACCACCGACCACATCTCCCCGGCCGGCAACATCAAGCCGGGCACCCCGGCGGCGCAGTACCTCACCGAGCACGGTGTGGAGAAGCGCGACTTCAACTCGTACGGCTCGCGCCGCGGCAACCACGAGGTGATGATCCGCGGCACCTTCGCCAACATCCGCCTGCGCAACCAGATCGCGCCGGGCACCGAGGGCGGCTACACCCGCGACTTCACCCAGGCCGACGGCCCGGTGTCGTTCATCTACGACGCCTCGCAGAACTACCAGGCCGCGGGCACCCCGCTCGTCGTCCTGGCGGGCAAGGAGTACGGCTCCGGCTCGTCCCGCGACTGGGCGGCCAAGGGCACCGCGCTGCTCGGCGTCAAGGCCGTCATCGCCGAGTCCTACGAGCGCATCCACCGCTCGAACCTGATCGGCATGGGCGTCCTGCCGCTGCAGTTCCCGGCCGGCGAGAACGCCGACTCGCTGGGCCTGACCGGCGAGGAGACCTTCGAGTTCACCGGTGTCACCGAGCTGAACGAGGGCCGCACCCCGAAGACCGTCAAGGTCAAGGCCGTTGGCCCGGCGGGCGCGAGCACCGAGTTCGACGCGGTGGTGCGCATCGACACCCCCGGTGAGGCGGACTACTACCGCAACGGCGGCATCCTGCAGTACGTGCTGCGCAGCCTGATCGGCTGATCCGGCCGTAGCAAGGAGGCCGTACCGTCCCGCGAGGGGCGGTGCGGCCTTCGCCGTTCCCCGGCGCGGATCTCGCCGTTCCCCTTGTGCGGGGACCGCCGAGTGGACTAAACCTCTCCACAGCACATGGTCCATACCAATTGACGCTGAATCGGAGAGATTCACGGAATGACCAGACGCAGCTCCGCCGCACTCCTCGTCGCGGCCACGCTCGGCGCCCTGCTCGTCTCGCCCGCCGCCGCCCAGGCCCACGGGAACGACGACCGCGGGAGGGACCACCGGCTGGAGGGCCAGCGGGTCGGCTACTTCACCCAGTGGGGCATCTACA is part of the Kitasatospora cineracea genome and harbors:
- the acnA gene encoding aconitate hydratase AcnA gives rise to the protein MSANSFDARSSLQVGDESYEIFKLSAVEGAERLPYSLKVLLENLLRTEDGANITADHIRALGGWDPTAEPSEEIQFTPARVIMQDFTGVPCVVDLATMREAVKELGGDPSKINPLAPAELVIDHSVIADKFGTPDAFVQNVEIEYGRNKERYQFLRWGQTAFDEFKVVPPGTGIVHQVNIEHLARTVMVRNGQAYPDTCVGTDSHTTMVNGLGVLGWGVGGIEAEAAMLGQPVSMLIPRVVGFKLNGQLPAGTTATDLVLTITEMLRKHGVVGKFVEFYGEGVTAIPLANRATIGNMSPEFGSTCAIFPIDAETINYLKLTGRDEQQLALVEAYAKEQGLWHDPSVEPVYSEYLELDVSTVVPSISGPKRPQDRVILAEAATKFAEALPTYSAEASKPTTVTSPDGSTYEIDNGAVVIASITSCTNTSNPSVMLGAALLAKKAVEKGLRVKPWVKTTLAPGSKVVMDYYEKAGLLPYMEKLGFNLVGYGCVTCIGNSGPLPEEVSAAVNESDLAVVSVLSGNRNFEGRINPDVKMNYLASPPLVVAYALAGNMNVDITRDALGQDADGNDVFLADIWPSEQEVADTVAGSIDEAMFDKGYQDVFAGDHRWQSLPVPTGNTFEWDAESTYVRKPPYFEGMATTPSPVTDISGARVLAKLGDSVTTDHISPAGNIKPGTPAAQYLTEHGVEKRDFNSYGSRRGNHEVMIRGTFANIRLRNQIAPGTEGGYTRDFTQADGPVSFIYDASQNYQAAGTPLVVLAGKEYGSGSSRDWAAKGTALLGVKAVIAESYERIHRSNLIGMGVLPLQFPAGENADSLGLTGEETFEFTGVTELNEGRTPKTVKVKAVGPAGASTEFDAVVRIDTPGEADYYRNGGILQYVLRSLIG